One window from the genome of Megalobrama amblycephala isolate DHTTF-2021 linkage group LG4, ASM1881202v1, whole genome shotgun sequence encodes:
- the rabl6a gene encoding LOW QUALITY PROTEIN: rab-like protein 6 (The sequence of the model RefSeq protein was modified relative to this genomic sequence to represent the inferred CDS: inserted 1 base in 1 codon) — translation MFTALKKLVGSEAGQLRDRHIPAGLQSMNQSLQRRFAKGVQYNMKIVIRGDRNTGKSALWHRLQGKKFMEEYIPTQEIQVTSIHWNYKTTDDVVKVEVWDVVDKGKGKRRGENLKLENEPQESETEMALDAEFLDVYKNCNGVIMMFDITKQWTFNYILRELPKVPTHIPVCVLGNQRDMGEHRVILPDDIRDFINSLNRPPGSSYIHYAESSMKNGFGLKYLHRFFNIPFLQLQRETLLRQLETNQLDIDATLEELSVQQETEDQNYDIFLEMMEARKAYGSPAPSNGQSPSSGSQSPVVLPGAAXPSNSSPSTPQAPVPLQTQSAPPPPPSIPHPPVQMTAAHVPQTPSQTLEPSPAAAVPTPAQPALLPAQKRGFISRLFGSSAAETSPDRPETTGSEVPKPSGKVKSVDDFVPEVGLDRTFLEDGGTAVKSKKKPPASAHILDSDSDGEGRGNPLVSGFQDDLDPDDRAPCQPALKAVVPSVGVTLTSDEEEEDSSLPSIALHKGIGSGTNSKGSSVNSIKLLPTMSKPAERPQSLKTTAGPAVQRQGLKTGGAVEVNSDSEHEAPVSQQMLSFVLDDPDFESEALGVQKIKTRAFSAQDDFSDRSDDGFVLAGLPEPPKPAASSFKTLNSDIDLFGLGFDETTPKTKDSSEDQEDNVSRHSIKDKKKKKKKSKEEDEKSSKKRHKHKKKEKDEAGTGDEKEKKKKKSSRTKKAGTVDDLEAFLAGGDGPGNSEGGDYEEL, via the exons TGAAAATAGTCATCCGTGGGGACAGGAACACCGGTAAAAGCGCACTTTGGCACCGACTTCAAGGGAAAAAGTTTATGGAAGAGTACATCCCTACACAGGAGATCCAGGTCACCAGCATTCACTGGAACTACAAAA CTACAGATGATGTAGTGAAAGTTGAAGTCTGGGATGTTGTAGATAAAG GGAAAGGGAAAAGACGCGGAGAGAATCTGAAATTGGAAAATGAACCTCAGGAG TCAGAAACCGAGATGGCTCTCGACGCAGAGTTCCTGGATGTTTATAAGAACTGTAACGGCGTGATCATGATGTTCGACATCACCAAACAGTG GACATTCAACTACATCCTTAGGGAGTTACCAAAAGTGCCAACACACATCCCAGTGTGTGTCCTGGGTAACCAACGGGACATGGGCGAGCACAGGGTCATCTTACCCGATGACATCAGAGACTTCATCAACAGTCTGAACAG ACCTCCAGGCTCCTCCTACATCCACTATGCCGAGTCCTCCATGAAAAATGGCTTTGGTCTCAAATACCTCCATCGCTTCTTCAACATCCCATTCCTGCAGCTGCAG AGGGAGACTCTGTTACGACAACTAGAGACAAATCAGCTTGACATCGATGCCACACTAGAAGAGCTCAGTGTTCAGCAGGAGACAGAGGACCAGAACTATGACAT ATTTCTTGAGATGATGGAGGCACGCAAAGCCTATGGATCTCCGGCGCCCTCTAATGGCCAGAGCCCGTCATCAGGGTCCCAGTCCCCTGTGGTGCTGCCCGGTGCCG TCCCCAGTAACTCCAGCCCCAGTACACCCCAGGCCCCTGTCCCTCTCCAGACCCAATCCGCCCCACCGCCACCTCCATCTATACCACACCCTCCTGTCCAAATGACAGCCGCCCACGTACCCCAAACACCATCTCAAACCCTGGAGCCTTCGCCCGCAGCAGCAGTACCCACACCTGCCCAACCTGCACTTCTTCCTGCCCAGAAACGAGGCTTCATCTCACGCCTGTTTGGTTCGTCCGCTGCAGAGACTTCACCAGACAGACCAG AAACTACAGGTTCTGAAGTCCCGAAGCCCTCTGGAAAGGTAAAGAGTGTGGATGACTTTGTGCCGGAGGTGGGATTGGACCGGACCTTTCTGGAAGATGGTGGAACAGCAGttaaatcaaagaaaaaacCTCCAGCATCAGCTCACATCCTGGACAGTGATAG TGATGGAGAGGGCCGGGGAAATCCTCTGGTCTCAGGCTTCCAGGATGATTTAGATCCAGATGACAGAGCGCCGTGCCAGCCTGCCCTTAAAGCGGTTGTCCCGAGCGTGGGCGTCACTCTCACGAGTGATGAAGAGGAGGAAGATTCATCTCTACCCTCCATTGCCCTGCACAAAGGCATCGGCTCAGGGACAAACTCaaaggg ATCTTCAGTGAACTCCATCAAACTGCTGCCAACCATGTCAAAACCAGCTGAGAGACCCCAAAGCCTGAAAACAACAGCAGGACCTGCAGTGCAACGACAAGGTCTAAAGacagggggcgctgttgaggtCAACTCAGATTCAGAACACGAAGCTCCGGTCTCTCAGCAGATGCTTTCATTTGTCCTGGATGACCCTGATTTTGAGAGCGAAGCACTTGGCGTACAGAAGATCAAGACG AGGGCATTTTCTGCACAAGATGACTTTTCTGATCGGTCGGATGATGGTTTTGTGTTAGCTGGACTCCCGGAGCCACCCAAACCTGCTGCCTCCTCATTCAAGACCCTCAATAGCGACATTGACCTGTTCGGCCTGGGATTTGATGAGACGACACCTAAGACTAAAGACAGCAGTGAAGACCAGGAAG ATAATGTAAGCAGACACTCCATAAAGgacaagaaaaagaagaaaaagaaaagcaaagAG GAGGATGAGAAAAGCAGCAAAAAGCGACACAAACacaagaaaaaggaaaaagatGAAGCAGGAACTGGAGACgagaaagaaaagaagaagaagaaatcaTCAAGGACCAAGAAAGCAGGAACTGTGGACGATCTTGAGGCCTTCCTGGCAGGTGGAGACGGACCAGGAAACAGTGAGGGCGGAGATTATGAAGAACTCTAA